The Alosa sapidissima isolate fAloSap1 chromosome 12, fAloSap1.pri, whole genome shotgun sequence nucleotide sequence gtgtttacaCCTCTCCAGCAGATACTGAGATCGGTGAGTGCAGTGTGAACTCAGggctaggctgtgtgtgtgtgtgtgtgtgagagagagagtgtttataCCTCTCCAGCAGATACTGAGATCGGTGGTGAGTGCAGTGTGAACTCAGggctaggctgtgtgtgtgtgtgtgtgtgtgtacctctccaGTAGATATTGAGCCAGCTCTGAATGCAGCGTGAACCCCAGGCTGTCCTTCAGTTTACCCCAGTGTGGGAGACATGCTCCCAGCCGCACACGTGATTTGCTCCGCCTTGCGTCCAGCTCTCTCCGCCTCTGACGCCTCACAGCATCCTTAGAGGATGCCATGGCAACCGCCTCTCACCTACAACGGTCAACTGAAATTAATTAACACCAGTGTCAACATAATTTCTATGACAACTGACTCCTCCATGTCAGAGATTCTAGAGGGATAAGGAGGCCAAGACATTACAATTGTTATAGGGGTCATGGAATTGTTGCttaaataatgtaggctacagtataagTGAAGACACAGTCAGCAACTCAGAAATGCAAGTGCTGTTAGTTTATAAACATACCAATAAAAGTTAATCAATTGAAGacatatcacaaatgggaatGCCAAAAATTGGAGAGAAAAAACTATGGATCTAGGTATGTATTTTGATGTATATAATTACTCAGTGAATCTTGTGTAAAACTTTGCACTACAACAAAGGGTGGGGGGCGCAGGCCTAGTTAGGGAATTCTCTTACTTGCGCTCCACTGGTATGGTGTGATCAGGCGGGTCCCACACGCCACTCTTTGGTTGCCCTTTTAAGGTTGCGCTGCGCACCATCTAGCAGCGAGTAGTTTATCTGCATCAGAAACGATGTCGAAAAAGAACTATTTCGTTATGCTAAAGCTAAACAGCACGCTTTGTATATCTTGCCGGCATAAAATATGTACTACCAGCAACAGCGAGATATTTTCGGTGTAGAAACAAGTCTGCCTGACAGGAAATGGAAGGATCCGTTTTGACTTCCCATGAGGCTTTGCGTTCATCGTAGGAAACACGGGAGATGTAGTAcaatcagagagggttaaagcggagttatttctgataatggacgcatggaagggcattatcccttttataccatggtcacttaggaaataaataaatatgaaatcaattattaatactaaatgagttttagagctaaaatcgtTAGTTTTTTCAGCTCTTTATCGCAACGCTGTGGAATGTCGATAAGTTGATTGTTGATAATGCTGCCTTGGTTACCAACTAGCGTTTGAGCCAGCACAGTGATTTAGAACTGTCATCAGGCAATTCGAACGGAACGTCTTTttataggtgtagtatatcactttttaaacgacacccttttcaacctagaccatggtataaatgaatttatttaccgctagaactttgggaaatcccattcaagtcaatggagcgttctagcattgtgaagagcgtataataatattcatataaaacacAGGCTATACATTTCTTACAATCAGTGTGTGTAACCATTTTTAATATGACCATTATTTCAGACATTTACAATTAAAAACACAATATTTTACATTTTCCAAAAAGGCCAAAACCTCTATCAGTATATTAAGATGAATAATTCTgcaaaaataacaataaaatgtaCATTTCAAACACCACATATTATAAACTCTTCATAGCTTGTGATTTCTTGCATATCACATATACAGCCCTGCCAAAAGACCAGTCATTAAATGACCTGTAACAGTATCTAAGCAGGTATTTCACAGGGGAGTGTAAACTCAAAAGCTCAGTGTTATGGCTGAATCCATCAGCATCTTCGGCTCATTCTTTGATACAAAACCGGCACATCATGGACAAAAACTTCAGTACTGCATCCCTGAGAAGCACAGAGGCAGAATACAATCAGAAAGTGTTAGAGGTGGACTGGTCAAAGACTACCTggctatcttgaatttccccttggggatcaataacgtatctatctatctatctatctacagtatctatctatctatctggctcCCATGCCGTAAGAGGTGGACTGGTCAAAGACTACCTggctatcttgaatttccccttggggatcaataacgtatccatctatctacagtatctatctatctatctggctcCCATGCCGTAAGAGGTAGACTGGTCAAAGACTACCTGGCCATGCCGTGTCTTGAATGACAACTTGTGTTATGGAAAGTATACATTTGAGAGTATACTGTATTGAATTGTGGTGAACCATTCATACCACCATAACCTGATGATTTGAAAAAACAGGTACTGGGATTTTTACGATCATTGGAATGACCCATAAAGTAACTCCATCATATACAGACAAATGACCCATAATGCAACCCCATCATACATAGAGGGAATGACCCATAACGTAAACCCATCATATTACAGGGAAAGACCGATAACGTAACCCATCATATTACAGGGAATGAATGACCCATAACGTAACCCCATAAACAGACAaagagcgccctcatgtggacaTAGCTATGTTGACTATGAGTATGGAGTGTGTCTGTcgatcagtttgtgtgtgtgtgtgtgtgtttgtttgcttgtgtagTCTACACGTTTGTCTGTCTGCCTtggtctgtctatctctctctgtgcctgggGTTGTGTATTTATGCAGGTATGTGTGGGATATGTGCTATAGGAAGCGACTGTACACCTCAAGACCAAACTAAAATCACTGACCTTGCAAATGGAATATACGACAAACCATacctgtaaacaaacaaacaaattaattaattacaaaTAAGGAATATAAGTATTTTAGTGTAAACCAATAAGTCGCTACTTGATCTTTATTTACTCCAATAAAACGTGTTCTCACTCACCAGGCAAAAGCAATAGACTGCAGAATGACGAACACCAGAGCAAGAACAAAGATTTTCCACTGAAAAAATAcagatagaacacacacatcaaactacATCACTGAAACAAATGACCCGTGATGGCTGTAGAGAACTGCATATACTGACACTATGAAAAAGAGAGTGTCGAGGGAAGGGGACATAGATCTGCTACAGTATTCTCACACAACCATCAGCCTACCATGAGAAATATCTTAATAAAGACAATAAAGACAATGTTTACTAAACACCAAACGAGCCACTTGGGAGAATAGCGTTTGACTGGACGCTCTTGTCCAGAGAGAAGCACTCACCCAGAAGACTGCACAGATGGTCAGCACTAAACAAGTctttaagaaaagaaaaaaaagagagtcaTGAGTGTACAGTGATGTTGAGGTTGCTGATCAGCCTTGTCATTATCAATCAGATATGAGGGGACAATACAAACAATGACACCCACTTAACTACATACTCTGATTTGAGGTCTGGTGAGGTCTGGAGGATTTCTTTGTTTTATAACAAAGGAATCCACATCTACAATGGAGACGTAGGGCATAAAGAAAAGTCTAACTTGGGCTAATTTTACAACtaaggaaaaaataaatgtatcagTTGAACACCAAAGACAAGATCTTGACTCAGTGCTCCCACGTGCCATAGAATAGCTATAGTTTATGCACGTGCTCCCACATGCCATAGAATAGCTATAGTTTATGCACGACTACAACTTTGCTTGCTGACAGACTTTCCATTTTCCCCcatcatttaaattagggcctaCAATGCACAGAATAACTACATATATGTATTTacattatataatatattatataataactacatttacatttattcattttagcAAACACTTTTATCCATGTCTTACACAAAAATGCCTATACCACACAGTTCACTGCAACAATTCTGATTCTTTAGGATAAACCGTTTCTGTAATCAAAAGAGAAGTTTCTATTCCAACGCGCTGTCTGGCTAAAGAGGGAAGAGCAGACTCGTTCTAGGCGACTCACGATCATGACTGCAGTGGCAAAGAACCGCGTCTTATCACACATCCTCTTCAGCTGCTTCAGTGGGCCCATCAAGAACATGGTGCTGAGGAGACATTACACTGTACAgctgagacatgcacacacacatacacacacacattacactgtACAACTgagatgtgtacacacacattacaccatACAACtgagacgtgcacacacacacaaacacattacacTGTACAATTGagacgtgtacacacacatactgaacacacacacattacaccgtACAACtgagacgtgcacacacacacacacacacattacactgtACAATTGagacgtgtacacacacatactgaacacacacacattacaccgtACAACtgagacgtgcacacacacacacacacacacattacactgtACAATTGagacgtgtacacacacatactgaacacacacacattacaccgtACAACtgagacgtgcacacacacacacacacattacacagtaCAACtgagacgtacacacacacacagggatggattactgcacgggcctaccgggaccaggcccaggggcccaagaggtcagggggccctgaagcccaagcatggaatcattgcctcaatattacgaatttccccttggggatcaataaagtatctatctaacaaatcaggatgtaggctatgaatctgattgaatttagtattggccatccccaaaatgcaccagaatacaggaaaacacatcaaacaaattcaaaattttctgggggaggacccccaattACCCCCTCCCActtatacgacaattagtggggggcccttaatacatctgggcccaggggcccgaaagttcataatccgcccatgcatttgctgagaaacaaatagttcgcaacaacacacgctgctgaacttgaatcaaacattctttagaacacagctgatcaaccgtctgctatcacgtttgaatgaagttccagtccttgcatagtgatatgaaagaagtatcagaagcacaaaacctgttaccattgacagcggtaattacatgaatttatttaccgctagaactttgggaaatcccattcaagacaatggagcgttctactagcattgtgaagagccgtttAATGATATCCATACAAAACATAGGCTATACATTTCATACAATCAGTGTGTGTACCTAACAACCTAACACATGCCACTCAGTCACCATAATTTGGGGACCCCTGCCCTGTCCTATCCTGTCCTGAAGTAACCTTGTAAACCCCCTGCTGAAGATCTCTAGCTCATCAACATCTTGTAGCCTATTATGGTGACATCAATCTTACAGTTGCTGACTCACCTTGCAAGGGAGCAAACATTTCCAAAGGTGTAGAACACAATGAAGAGAATCAGCCCTAGTTTGGGAATAAATAAGCAACACACCCCCtgcaaaataaatcaataatcTCTTCAGCAGTGATGGCACAGGGTGGCAAAGCAATAACAGAGACACGTGGACAATCAGATACAGCACTTTGGGCTGAATGACATTCCTCAGATCTGGTCAAACCTGCACCGCAACTCTGTTTTCTGGTTCCTTCTTCTCATATGCACTTGTCCTAGTTCCGTCTTACCCCAAATCTTCCCTGAGGAAGAAACTAAACAAAATACAGAGGCGCAAAGTCATCCAAATACTCACCAGAACAGTGCACCCAACTCCGATCACCATACACGCGATGAATCCTTTCACGCGCGTTCCCCATCCAAGAGTGGACGCTTCATTCGCTGCCTAAATGGAGTTTGAATGATAGTTTTGCCTAATCAGCCTAAACACAGTGACTACCCGTAGGACATTTAGTGAGGTCCAATAGGGTGGAATACAGTAATGTTAAAAATCACTCTCCTAAATCTGCTCGTCAATAACCTAATGTATGAGAAATGTTCGATCCCTCCGATATGGTTTGCCTCGGAGcagagcagtaggctacagcatCCACAATGCTTCTGGACATCGAAATAAAAGTTTACCTACCTCGATAATATTtctgccatcactctggccatCGCGACCACCCAACGTAGCCCTGAGTTTGTCCATACCCGACACCTCTGACAGAAGGACCGGACCGGGGTTTAGGTGACGGACAGTTGGGAAAACTCTGCCAACTCCTTGCCAGGCTTCGCGGTGAACTTTCTAATCCACCCGACTCCTGCGCCCTGACGTCACATTCCTAACCTGGCGAGTGCGTGAAAGTGCCTGGCATGTTTCAGGAGTGCAGGGTGTGTAGCAAGGGGTAGCCTACCAAAGCGCTCACAAAATAGAGATTCACGAACACAATGCAAGCAaattttgttttattaatattCCGAATGAACATGTTATATAGGCTACCGTTATATCAAAGACAATTAGACACATTTATTTAAGGACACAATAAATACTCAGAAGCAACAAGGTACTTTAAACACTTCGCAGTTCAATTTAAAATACAGTGCATCTGCATCATGATAAAAATGGgatttttttacataataaaaaaaatatttaaaaaaaacaacatacaaacaaaaaacatatttttctgGACAGTGTTGATTTGAGGATGAAAGTGCCTCAGTCATAAGTGTATCACTATTTAACTTTGGGCGGTTCCGTCTGATCATCTTAATATACAATACTGAGTGGAGGGATTCGGCCAAAGACTGAACCCCAGACAGCTCTGCAAACCGTACCTTCATATGGAGTTTTCAATGTGTGGTGTTCCTGTCAAATCACTGACTATTAAGTTACTAGTTGTGTGATATAACAAAACAATTCAAGTTCAATTTCTCAAGTTTATATTTGGATCCTTTTTGTCTCCATTCCCTTCAGTACCtggaaaaagtttgttttgggtTCTTTACAGGACAGGTCCAGACTTCCTTGTTGCCGGGGTGATGCTAACACCTCCTGTCATCTAATACTAGCCATCCATATGATCCCTATACACATGGGAAGTAGGCTGGCACATATACCCATGTGTCTGGGCGTTCCCTGCTTAGCACTTTGATAATTCTTATTTTCTGGTGACAGGAGCGTCCAAGCGAGTCTATTTTAATGAAGTCTGTCAAGATGTACAGGCGACTTTGTTCAGTAAGCATATGAATTCCATGACTATTTTCTCATTCCTTGGCAGCTCTGTGAGCATGTGGTTCAAGCCGGCAAATTTAAACATCATGGTTTGACATCGAAAACAGTTAGCACTAGCACCAATTAGCATTCGGACATTTCCACTCTAGAAAACCTGTAAGGCCATTCAGTGCTGTAGATTGATGGCAGACTTTGCTGCTGTTCCCTGTAACATTGAGGTATCAGTTCTGCAGGGTCGAAATAGAGGGTCTGTTGTCTTTGGAGGGGAACGGACAGGAGGTTCTCACAAAACCTCGTCTTCAGACTCCCCCCCTGTGTCTCTGGGTTTGAGCAGACCCATCTCCATGGGGGGCATTCTCCTCAGCTTGGTGCGTACCACActagagggaggggggtgttaaataaaaacatttaaagAGTTCATATTATAGTCATATCAGAAAGAGAAATACCAGCAGACAGTGCAGTCGAGCACAGAGACAGTGATGAGAGCAGCAGACTCTGCAGTCGAGCACAGAGACAGTGATGAGCGATGCACAAGCAGACTGTGCAGTCGAGCACAGAGacagtgatgagagagagacgtACCAGCAGACCGTGCAGTAGATCACAGAAACGGTGATGATGGCACAGGCCAGGTGCCAACAGTAGCACATGGTGATGAACATCACGTTGTTGTGGTCCTTCAGGTCCCACTTGACCTCGCTAGGAGGGTACAGCACAAAGCCGATCTGGAGCAGGACAGAGATCACAACATGACCGCAGGGATCGACTCACTTCTTTATCCATGAACCACAACGTTTCCCTATGCTAATGTAACTCCATCATTACACTGTGGATAATATTGATATGATGCATGTCAATATTATTATAGATGCAGGTTTGCTACGAGTGTACTCTCTCTTAAAGACTTTACTAAAACATCATTGTCTTACACGTCCTGCAaaacctctctctcactgtctccacacacagaaacatgctctctctctctctctctctctcacacacacacacgcacacttgtacacacacgcacacgcacatgcacacacgcacacacacactcgtacacacagacacacactcacacactcacaaacatcctctctctttctctctctctctctcaaacacacacacacacacacacacacactcgtatacacacacacaggcacacacacacatatacactcgcgcacaacctcacacacacacacacacacacacacacaggcacacacacacatatacactcgcgcacaacctcacacacacacacacacacacacacaggcacacacacacaggcacacacacacaggcgcacacacacaggcacacacacacacacacacacacagacacacacacacaggcacacacacacacgcacacacacaggcacacacacacacacacaggcacacacacacacacacacacacatacacagacacacacacacaggcacacacacacacgcacacacacacacaggcacacacacacaaacacacacacacacacacacaggcacacacacacacacacacacacacacacacacacacacaggcacacacacacacgcacacacacacacagacacacacacacaggcacacacacacacacacacacacaggcacacacacacacacacacacacacacacacacacacacacacacacacacacacccttacctgCCAGAACCAGCTCCCCTGCAGCAGACACGTGGTGGTGTGCAGCAGCTCGAGGAGCACGTTGCCGCGGTGGAACATCTCCAGGAAAGCGGTCAGCGCGCCAGCGAAGACGGCGTAGAGCAGCAGCTGATGCACGTGCACGTCCAGCATGTCCCGCCCATGCAGGTGGTACATGAACAGGAAGCCTGCAGCGGGGGGCAGGACAGTTAGAGGCCTggtctcacacacccacacacacacacacacacacacacacacacacgtctagcATGTCCTGCCCATGCAGGTGGTACATGAACAGGAAGCCTGCAGGGGGCAGGACAGTTAGAGgcctggtcacacacacacacacacacaggaggacacaggtagaggaggtgtgtgcatgtgagtgtgcagAACTTCACTTTTAAAGTGTTAAACTACTGTATGTCCAACGGGTGGTGTAAAGTGTTAAACTATGTCCCATGGGTGGTATAAAGTGTTAAACTATGTCCCATGGGTGGTGTAAAGTGAACATGGCGTCGTCCGGCTCACCCTCGTTGAAGAAGGCGATGGCGAGCATGAGCCGGTCCAGAGCGAGCGGCGCGACGTCGGTCACGTGGATGGCGAGGGTGGTGGCGCCGGACAGGGCGAAGAACAGGTACATCGTGGAGTGCTGCCAGATCATCAGCTGGGCCCACTGCTGCTGCGTAGGGTCAAACAGGTGGAACCTCGGCCCGCTGGCCACAAACTGCTCCGCCAGGATACCTGCAGCAGGacacgg carries:
- the sft2d2a gene encoding SFT2 domain containing 2a yields the protein MDKLRATLGGRDGQSDGRNIIEAANEASTLGWGTRVKGFIACMVIGVGCTVLGVCCLFIPKLGLILFIVFYTFGNVCSLASTMFLMGPLKQLKRMCDKTRFFATAVMITCLVLTICAVFWWKIFVLALVFVILQSIAFAWYGLSYIPFARDAVLKFLSMMCRFCIKE
- the tmem45a gene encoding transmembrane protein 45A, with the translated sequence MGSFKGHILPGSFFLIAGLWWAGKYSLWYATRRNKSAGAGRLATRAMQRRMEILEGAVVLSFSLIGILAEQFVASGPRFHLFDPTQQQWAQLMIWQHSTMYLFFALSGATTLAIHVTDVAPLALDRLMLAIAFFNEGFLFMYHLHGRDMLDVHVHQLLLYAVFAGALTAFLEMFHRGNVLLELLHTTTCLLQGSWFWQIGFVLYPPSEVKWDLKDHNNVMFITMCYCWHLACAIITVSVIYCTVCCVVRTKLRRMPPMEMGLLKPRDTGGESEDEVL